One window of the Eschrichtius robustus isolate mEscRob2 chromosome 13, mEscRob2.pri, whole genome shotgun sequence genome contains the following:
- the POLDIP3 gene encoding polymerase delta-interacting protein 3: protein MADISLDELIRKRGAAAKGRLNARPGVGGVRSRVGIQQSLLGQPARTATFQQRFDARQKIGLSDARLKLGVKDAREKLLQKDARFRIKGKVQDAREMLNSRKQQSTVPQKPHQVADAREKISLKRNSPAAFMSPPIGTVTPALKLTKTIQVPQQKAMAPTHAHPAGMRINVVNNHQAKQNLYDLDEDDDVIAPIPSKQMTFAASGSFLHHVAGVSSSKLSMSKALPLTKVVQNDAYTAPALPSSVRTKALTSMSRTLVNKEDPPKELPPAEPVLSPLEGTKMTVNNLHPRVTEEDIVELFCVCGALKRARLVHPGVAEVVFVKKDDAITAYKKYNNRCLDGQPMKCNLHMNGNVITSDQPILLRLSDSPSVKKESELPRRVNSAASSNPPAEVDPDTILKALFKSSGASVTTQPTEFKIKL, encoded by the exons ATGGCGGACATCTCCCTGGACGAGCTCATCCGGAAGCGAGGGGCTGCGGCGAAGGGGCG GCTCAATGCCAGACCAGGAGTTGGAGGTGTCCGATCTCGTGTTGGGATCCAACAGAGCCTTCTCGGCCAGCCAGCACGCACAGCCACCTTCCAGCAGAGATTTGATGCTCGGCAGAAGATTGGCCTCTCAGATGCCCGGCTCAAGCTGGGAGTCAAGGATGCCCGGGAAAAGCTTTTGCAGAAGGATGCCCGGTTCCGGATCAAAGGGAAAGTGCAAGATGCCAGAGAGATGCTGAATTCCCGCAAGCAGCAGAGCACGGTGCCCCAGAAGCCCCACCAGGTGGCTGATGCCCGGGAGAAGATCAGCTTGAAGCGGAATTCCCCTGCTGCCTTCATGAGCCCACCCATCGGGACAGTGACCCCTGCTCTGAAGCTCACTAAAACCATCCAG GTTCCGCAGCAGAAGGCCATGGCGCCGACTCATGCCCATCCTGCTGGAATGAGGATCAACGTCGTCAATAACCACCAGGCCAAACAg aatTTATATGACCTGGATGAAGACGATGATGTTATAGCTCCCATTCCTAGTAAACAGATGACATTTGCAGCCTCAGGCAGCTTTCTCCACCACGTG GCTGGGGTGAGCAGTTCCAAGCTTTCCATGTCCAAGGCCCTTCCTCTCACCAAAGTGGTTCAGAACGATGCATACACAGCTcctgctctcccctcctctgTTCGAACTAAAGCCTTGACCAGCATGTCCCGGACATTAGTGAACAAGGAGGATCCCCCCAAAGAGCTGCCGCCCGCTGAG CCTGTCCTCAGCCCTTTGGAAGGCACCAAGATGACCGTGAATAATCTGCACCCTCGAGTCACCGAGGAGGACATTGTT GAGCTTTTTTGTGTTTGTGGAGCCCTGAAGCGAGCTCGGCTGGTCCATCCTGGGGTAGCAGAGGTGGTCTTTGTGAAGAAGGACGATGCCATCACCGCATATAAGAAGTATAACAACCGGTGTCTGGATG ggCAACCGATGAAATGCAACCTCCACATGAATGGGAACGTTATCACCTCAGACCAGCCCATCCTGCT ACGGCTGAGCGACAGCCCCTCAGTGAAAAAGGAGAGTGAGCTGCCTCGCAGGGTGAATTCTGCCGCCTCATCCAACCCTCCTGCCGAAGTGGACCCTGACACCATCCTGAAGGCACTTTTCAAGTCCTCAGGGGCCTCTGTGACCACACAGCCCACAGAATTCAAAATCAAACTTTGA